In a single window of the Pyxidicoccus xibeiensis genome:
- a CDS encoding alpha/beta fold hydrolase, with protein sequence MSDALQLEDWGGTGPVLHLAHANGFPPGTYRKLIEQLKPRYHVFTLRSRCLVPGANPLEMAGWDDMADDLSRALRARGLSGVLGVGHSMGGVATLLASAKEPDLFRAVVALDPVLVTGARLAALRVLTLLGLRSRVPPASLARRRREVWNSRDLAWLTYRKKPLFARVDSETLRDYVAHGLVEQPEGGFRLAIPREWEARVFETYARDVWGELRSVKVPTLVIRGSVSGTLTRSALARVRRTLPGALTEELPEGTHLFPLEKPEACGKRILAFLDTVDGASVSSGGSAHER encoded by the coding sequence ATGAGCGACGCCCTGCAACTGGAGGATTGGGGTGGCACCGGTCCGGTGCTGCACCTGGCCCATGCCAATGGCTTCCCGCCGGGCACCTACCGCAAGCTCATCGAGCAGCTGAAGCCGCGCTACCACGTCTTCACGCTCCGGAGCCGCTGCCTCGTTCCGGGCGCCAACCCGCTGGAGATGGCGGGCTGGGATGACATGGCGGACGACTTGTCCCGGGCGCTGCGAGCGCGCGGGCTTTCAGGCGTGCTGGGCGTGGGGCACAGCATGGGCGGCGTGGCCACGCTGCTCGCGTCCGCGAAGGAGCCGGACCTGTTCCGGGCCGTGGTGGCGTTGGACCCGGTGCTGGTGACGGGGGCGCGGCTCGCGGCGCTGCGCGTGCTGACGCTGCTCGGGTTGCGGAGCCGGGTGCCTCCCGCGAGCCTGGCGCGCCGCCGCCGGGAGGTCTGGAACTCCCGCGACCTGGCGTGGCTGACGTACCGCAAGAAGCCCCTCTTCGCGCGGGTCGACTCGGAGACCCTGCGGGACTACGTCGCGCACGGACTCGTCGAGCAGCCGGAGGGGGGCTTCCGCCTGGCCATCCCCCGGGAGTGGGAGGCTCGTGTCTTCGAGACCTATGCGCGAGACGTGTGGGGCGAGCTGCGCTCGGTGAAGGTGCCGACGCTCGTGATTCGCGGAAGCGTGTCGGGCACGCTCACCCGCTCGGCCCTGGCGCGGGTCCGGCGCACGCTGCCGGGAGCCCTCACCGAGGAGCTTCCGGAGGGCACCCACCTGTTCCCGCTGGAGAAACCCGAGGCCTGCGGCAAGCGCATCCTCGCGTTCCTCGACACGGTGGATGGAGCTTCGGTTTCCTCGGGAGGTTCAGCGCATGAACGTTGA